The Magnetococcus marinus MC-1 genome contains the following window.
TCTCATGGAACACCACCCGCTTAACCTGCACATTTTCTAGCAGTTTTTTCTCATTCAAAACCTCATAGACGTGCCAGGAGATCGCCTCTCCCTCGCGGTCAGGGTCGGTTGCCAGCAATACTTGCTCAGCCCCCTTCACAGCCTTAGCCAACTCATCCACCCGTTTGGTGGAATCCTTGGGCACGCTATATTTCATAGCAAAACCGTGCTCCGTATCCACCGAGCCATTTTTGCTGGGTAGATCACGAATATGCCCGTAGGTCGCCACCACTTTATAGCCACGACCCAGGAATTTATTGATGGTTTTCGCCTTGGCGGGTGATTCCACGATGACCACTGCCGTCATGTTTCCACCATTCCATTTCAAAGTTAAGGTGAAGGGTTAGAGTGTTGTACAGCCTATTCCTTCGCCTGTCCAACCCCTTTCTATCCATACATCCATCAAGAAACCTGTGGCACCAAGGCCAGGGTTCCCCCCATCTCACGGGTAATGATGCCGCACAGCTCAAGCTGAAGTAATGTGCTGGAAAGCTCCGCAGGTGTCAAATGACAAAGACGCAAAAGACCATCCACCGTCAAGGCACCATCCCCCAGCGCCGCCACCACTGAGGCCGCCCCAGGAATATCCGGCAGCACCTCACTCACGCCCCCTGAGGGGATCACCGCCACCCTTTTGGCCTGCTCTGGCACCACCCCACCCCAGGCCAAAGCCTGCACCACATCCGCCGCGCTCTCCACCAACGTGGCACCCTCTTTTAAAAGCTGGTGTACCCCCCGGCTACGCTCATCATCTACCGCCCCAGGCACGGCAAAAACCTCGCGATTCTGCTCCAGCGCCATACGGGCCGTAATCAGTGAACCAGACTTTAACCCCCCTTCGACTACCACCACCCCCCGGCTTAACCCACTGATGATGCGGTTGCGCCGGGGAAACCGTTTGGGGTGGGGCTGCGTCCCCGGGGGATATTCACTCACCAAGCAGCCCTGTCGTATAATCTGCGCTTTCAGTTGCATATTGGGCTTGGGATAGCTCACATCCAAACCGCACCCCAACACCGCCACCGTCGCCCCCCCACCCAACAGCGAACCCGCGTGCGCCGCGCTATCAATACCCACCGCCAAGCCACTCACGGTGGTCAGCCGCATCTGCCCCAAATCCGCCGCCAATTTATGGGCAAAACGCTCCCCATTGCGGCTACAGCGGCGGGTGCCCACCATGGCGATCAAGGGTTCCTGATTAAGCAGCGCCCCATCCCCCTGTATAAACAGCAGCGGGGGGGGATCGGAGATTTCCAAGAGCTGTTGGGGATAGGCCGGTTCACGCCAATGCAGCGCCGTCGCCCCCATTTGGTGGGTC
Protein-coding sequences here:
- the dprA gene encoding DNA-processing protein DprA; this encodes MHHAWLQLMLTPGLGPISLLHYERQFATPHAILRALPRLKPELTLADASWVERLLTQTHQMGATALHWREPAYPQQLLEISDPPPLLFIQGDGALLNQEPLIAMVGTRRCSRNGERFAHKLAADLGQMRLTTVSGLAVGIDSAAHAGSLLGGGATVAVLGCGLDVSYPKPNMQLKAQIIRQGCLVSEYPPGTQPHPKRFPRRNRIISGLSRGVVVVEGGLKSGSLITARMALEQNREVFAVPGAVDDERSRGVHQLLKEGATLVESAADVVQALAWGGVVPEQAKRVAVIPSGGVSEVLPDIPGAASVVAALGDGALTVDGLLRLCHLTPAELSSTLLQLELCGIITREMGGTLALVPQVS